The Eubacteriaceae bacterium Marseille-Q4139 genome has a window encoding:
- a CDS encoding TnpV protein has translation MLYNNYVLEGTLFKYLFEIDQACNKRMEIIVPAMAKQEGGTEALKAADQIEWVRRMNSIRNRAEEIIRTCIYLNERSRCKIDE, from the coding sequence ATCCTCTACAACAACTATGTGCTGGAGGGAACTCTGTTCAAGTATCTGTTCGAGATCGACCAAGCCTGTAACAAGCGCATGGAAATCATCGTTCCCGCTATGGCAAAGCAGGAGGGCGGAACCGAAGCACTCAAAGCGGCTGACCAAATAGAATGGGTGCGCCGCATGAACAGTATCCGCAACCGTGCGGAGGAAATTATTCGAACTTGTATATACTTAAACGAAAGGAGCCGTTGCAAAATAGATGAGTAA